The following proteins are encoded in a genomic region of Methylobacterium tardum:
- a CDS encoding 23S rRNA (adenine(2030)-N(6))-methyltransferase RlmJ, giving the protein MNYRHAFHAGNHADVLKHLVLARVLDHLRLKDKPFRALDAFAGLGVYDLEADEASRTGEWRDGWGRMDTPFAPDVEALLAPYRAAVAAVQARYGATAYPGSPAIIREALRPGDKGVFVELHPADAVTLGARYERDTRTKVLNLDGWIAVNAQIPPPERRGLVLIDPPYEVPGEIERLGTHLARAVAKWPTGLFLAWYPIKDVAALERMVRDLDAALPRPALRLDLLIDRPDDPTRLTGSGLIVVNPPWRLAEEAATFLPALAERLARHEFGGFRCDPIGAAA; this is encoded by the coding sequence ATGAATTATCGGCACGCCTTTCACGCCGGCAATCACGCCGACGTCCTCAAGCATCTCGTGCTCGCGCGCGTGCTCGACCACCTGCGCCTCAAGGACAAGCCGTTCCGGGCGCTGGACGCCTTCGCGGGCCTCGGCGTCTACGATCTGGAGGCCGACGAGGCGTCGCGCACCGGCGAGTGGCGGGACGGCTGGGGCCGGATGGATACGCCCTTCGCGCCGGACGTCGAGGCGCTGCTCGCGCCCTACCGGGCGGCGGTGGCGGCGGTCCAGGCACGCTACGGGGCGACGGCGTATCCCGGATCGCCCGCGATCATCCGCGAGGCGCTCCGCCCCGGCGACAAGGGCGTGTTCGTCGAGCTGCATCCGGCGGATGCGGTCACCCTCGGGGCGCGCTACGAGCGCGACACGCGCACGAAGGTGCTGAACCTCGACGGCTGGATCGCGGTCAACGCCCAGATTCCGCCGCCCGAGCGGCGCGGCCTCGTGCTGATCGATCCGCCTTACGAGGTCCCCGGCGAGATCGAGCGGTTGGGGACCCACCTCGCCCGGGCGGTGGCGAAGTGGCCGACCGGCCTGTTCCTGGCCTGGTACCCGATCAAGGACGTCGCCGCCCTCGAACGCATGGTCCGGGACCTCGATGCTGCCCTCCCCCGCCCAGCGCTGCGCCTCGACCTGCTGATCGACCGGCCCGACGACCCGACGCGTCTGACCGGCAGCGGCCTGATCGTCGTCAACCCGCCCTGGCGACTCGCCGAGGAAGCGGCGACCTTCCTTCCAGCTCTTGCCGAACGATTGGCCCGCCATGAGTTCGGAGGATTTCGTTGCGACCCGATCGGTGCGGCGGCCTGA
- the surE gene encoding 5'/3'-nucleotidase SurE has protein sequence MRILVTNDDGIHAPGLSTLEEIARELSDDVWVVAPESDQSGVSHSLSLNDPLRLRQVSEQRFAVKGTPSDCVILGVRHILGDHGPDLVLSGVNRGQNVAEDVTYSGTIAAAMEGTILGIRSIALSQAYGAGGRGALKWDCARTHGARVVRKILETGIEPGILVNVNFPDCEPAEVQGVAVAAQGFRNQALLSIDARVDGRGNPYFWLAFAKARFEPGHGSDLKAIAEKRISVTPLRLDLTDEPTLTRFAQAFAG, from the coding sequence ATGCGCATCCTGGTCACCAACGACGACGGCATCCACGCGCCGGGGCTCAGTACCCTGGAGGAGATCGCCCGGGAGCTCTCGGACGACGTCTGGGTCGTGGCGCCGGAGAGCGACCAGTCCGGCGTGTCGCACTCGCTCTCGCTCAACGACCCGCTGCGGCTGCGGCAGGTTTCGGAGCAGCGCTTCGCCGTGAAGGGCACGCCGTCGGACTGCGTGATCCTGGGCGTGCGTCACATCCTGGGCGATCACGGCCCGGACCTCGTCCTGTCGGGGGTCAACCGCGGCCAGAACGTCGCCGAGGACGTGACTTATTCGGGCACGATCGCGGCCGCCATGGAGGGGACGATCCTCGGGATCCGCTCGATCGCGCTGAGCCAGGCCTACGGCGCCGGCGGGCGCGGCGCGCTCAAGTGGGACTGCGCCCGGACACACGGCGCGAGGGTCGTCCGCAAGATCCTGGAGACCGGGATCGAGCCCGGCATCCTGGTCAACGTGAACTTTCCGGACTGCGAGCCGGCCGAGGTGCAGGGCGTCGCGGTGGCCGCACAGGGCTTCCGCAACCAGGCGCTGCTGTCGATCGACGCGCGGGTCGACGGGCGCGGCAACCCGTATTTCTGGCTGGCCTTCGCCAAGGCCCGGTTCGAGCCGGGCCACGGCTCGGATCTCAAGGCCATTGCCGAGAAGCGGATCTCGGTGACGCCGCTGCGCCTCGACCTCACCGACGAGCCGACGCTCACGCGCTTCGCGCAGGCCTTCGCCGGGTGA
- a CDS encoding alpha/beta fold hydrolase produces MKRVQAGVLDVAYLEFGPPDGPPAVLLHGFPYDARACTAAAERLAAAGVRCLVPYLRGYGPTRFLDPATPRSGEQAALGADLLAFLDALGIARAVLAGYDWGGRAACVVSALWPDRAKGLVSCGVGYNIQNIPASGRPVAPEAEHRLWYQYYLHGERGRAGLAGGRHAFCRLLWQLWSPTWAFDADTYAQTALSFDNPDFVDVVVHSYRHRFGLVPSDPALVEIEARLAAQPAIAVPSIVLLGADGVAPPSATDTAARHFTGPYRREIVAGVGHNFPQEAPDAFAAAVRALL; encoded by the coding sequence ATGAAGCGTGTGCAGGCCGGCGTCCTCGACGTTGCGTATCTGGAATTCGGGCCGCCGGACGGACCGCCCGCCGTGCTGCTCCACGGCTTCCCGTACGACGCCCGCGCCTGCACCGCGGCGGCCGAGCGGCTCGCCGCCGCCGGGGTCCGCTGTCTCGTCCCCTATCTGCGCGGCTACGGGCCGACGCGGTTCCTGGATCCGGCAACCCCGCGCTCCGGCGAGCAGGCGGCGCTCGGGGCCGACCTGCTGGCCTTCCTGGACGCCCTCGGCATCGCGCGCGCCGTGCTGGCCGGCTACGATTGGGGCGGACGGGCGGCCTGCGTGGTCTCGGCGCTCTGGCCGGACCGGGCCAAGGGCCTGGTGAGTTGCGGCGTCGGCTACAACATCCAGAACATCCCGGCCTCCGGGCGGCCGGTTGCGCCCGAGGCAGAGCACCGGCTCTGGTATCAGTACTACCTGCACGGCGAGCGTGGTCGCGCCGGCCTCGCGGGCGGCCGGCACGCGTTCTGCCGCCTGCTCTGGCAGCTCTGGTCGCCGACCTGGGCCTTCGACGCGGACACCTACGCGCAAACCGCTCTGTCCTTCGACAATCCCGACTTCGTGGACGTGGTGGTGCATTCCTACCGCCACCGCTTCGGACTGGTGCCGAGCGACCCGGCGCTGGTCGAGATCGAAGCCCGGCTCGCCGCCCAGCCGGCGATCGCCGTGCCGTCGATCGTGCTGCTCGGCGCGGACGGCGTCGCACCGCCGTCCGCGACCGACACGGCGGCCCGCCACTTCACCGGCCCGTACCGGCGTGAGATCGTCGCGGGGGTGGGCCACAACTTTCCCCAGGAGGCACCCGACGCCTTCGCGGCTGCGGTGCGCGCCCTGCTGTGA
- a CDS encoding protein-L-isoaspartate O-methyltransferase family protein, translating to MALRGRGLRDTAVLRAMEQVPRDAFAPQPHREHARRDIALPLPCGASMTAPSTVALMLALLRLEPGQRVLEIGTGSGYVTALLAQLGAGAVLSLERYTTLAGMATRQLAALAEVHVVRADGLAPELPDGGFDRILVHGSVAAIPPHWRAALEPGGRLVTGLSGDGLCRAAVLASPEADAEPGAPVRLAALVPGLARVL from the coding sequence ATGGCGCTTCGGGGCCGGGGCCTGCGGGACACCGCGGTGCTGCGGGCCATGGAGCAGGTGCCGCGGGACGCCTTCGCGCCGCAGCCGCATCGCGAGCATGCGCGGCGCGACATTGCCCTGCCGTTGCCCTGCGGCGCGTCAATGACGGCACCGTCCACGGTGGCGCTGATGCTGGCGCTGCTGCGCTTGGAGCCGGGCCAGCGCGTCCTGGAGATCGGCACGGGCTCGGGCTACGTGACCGCGTTGCTGGCCCAGCTCGGCGCCGGCGCGGTGCTGAGCCTGGAGCGCTACACGACGCTGGCCGGAATGGCGACGCGACAGCTGGCGGCCCTCGCCGAGGTGCATGTCGTCCGGGCGGACGGGCTCGCCCCGGAACTGCCCGATGGCGGCTTCGACCGGATCCTGGTCCACGGCAGCGTCGCGGCGATCCCGCCGCACTGGCGCGCGGCCCTCGAACCGGGCGGGCGGCTGGTCACGGGGCTTAGCGGCGACGGGCTTTGCCGGGCCGCCGTGCTGGCCTCGCCGGAGGCCGATGCAGAGCCGGGCGCACCGGTCCGTCTCGCGGCGCTGGTGCCGGGGCTCGCGCGCGTTCTCTGA
- a CDS encoding Mth938-like domain-containing protein — protein MAERETPKSFESGFVPGRHIIDTYGNGGFRFAGMSHRGSILMLPSGVRAWDVTEPRAIDRSALRPVQAEAAGIELLLVGTGLDIAAIDPALRGWLKDFGVGLDVMQTGAAARTYNILVAENRKVAAALIAVA, from the coding sequence ATGGCCGAGCGGGAGACCCCGAAGAGCTTCGAGTCCGGCTTCGTGCCGGGCCGCCACATCATCGACACCTACGGCAATGGCGGCTTTCGCTTCGCCGGCATGTCCCATCGCGGCTCGATCCTGATGCTGCCCTCGGGGGTCCGCGCCTGGGACGTCACCGAGCCTCGGGCGATTGATCGGTCGGCGCTCCGCCCGGTCCAGGCCGAGGCGGCGGGGATCGAGCTGCTTCTCGTCGGCACCGGCCTCGACATTGCGGCGATCGACCCGGCGCTGCGGGGCTGGCTCAAGGATTTCGGCGTCGGGCTCGACGTGATGCAGACCGGCGCCGCCGCCCGCACCTACAACATCCTCGTGGCCGAGAACCGCAAGGTCGCGGCCGCGCTGATTGCGGTGGCCTGA
- a CDS encoding YidB family protein: MGLLDGAKNLIGDVAAAADRILEQTGSGKLALTMAKFYPGGLTAFLDRLRETGHGDAVASWLAAGAGPEARQPVPAAAIASCLPEGVAERLAYDLGVPEGRVAVVLSEFLPAAVAEQSENGQLKPQLNFSTQVRSAPGAA; encoded by the coding sequence ATGGGCCTGCTTGACGGTGCGAAGAATCTGATCGGCGACGTCGCTGCTGCAGCCGACCGGATCCTGGAGCAGACCGGAAGCGGCAAGCTAGCCCTGACGATGGCGAAATTCTATCCCGGCGGTCTCACCGCCTTTCTCGACCGCCTGCGGGAAACCGGTCACGGCGACGCCGTCGCGTCCTGGCTGGCCGCTGGGGCGGGGCCGGAGGCGCGGCAGCCGGTGCCGGCGGCCGCCATCGCAAGCTGCCTGCCGGAGGGGGTCGCGGAGCGTCTCGCCTATGACCTGGGTGTGCCGGAGGGCCGCGTGGCCGTCGTCCTGTCGGAATTCCTGCCGGCCGCCGTGGCGGAGCAGAGTGAGAACGGGCAGCTGAAACCGCAGCTGAACTTCAGCACGCAGGTGCGATCAGCGCCCGGCGCTGCTTAA
- the yajC gene encoding preprotein translocase subunit YajC yields the protein MQETLVDHPAFAQGAGTAAGGAEIAFQVIPFVLIFVIMYFLILRPQQKRVKDHQTLLKSVRRDDTIVTNGGLVGRVTKAADDAAEIEVEIAPNVRVRVVRTMISEVRAKGSVKAA from the coding sequence TTGCAGGAGACGCTCGTTGATCACCCCGCCTTCGCGCAAGGGGCCGGTACGGCCGCTGGCGGAGCGGAGATCGCCTTTCAGGTGATCCCGTTCGTCCTGATCTTCGTGATCATGTACTTCCTGATCCTGCGGCCGCAGCAGAAGCGGGTCAAGGACCACCAGACCCTGCTCAAGTCCGTGCGCCGGGACGACACGATCGTGACCAATGGCGGCCTCGTCGGGCGCGTGACCAAGGCGGCCGATGACGCGGCCGAGATCGAGGTGGAGATCGCCCCCAACGTCCGCGTGCGCGTGGTCCGCACGATGATCTCCGAGGTCCGCGCCAAGGGCTCGGTGAAGGCCGCCTGA
- the secD gene encoding protein translocase subunit SecD, with product MLRFSRAKIIATLGLILVGLMLAVPSFFSPEQRKGFVASLPSWFPSWVVPTRAIVLGLDLQGGSQLLLEVDQNELIASQAKALRDDVRRVLQQENVRADGGIGLLQRGVQVKVADDAARAKVLPKLQELSLPITTSLGQTAARTLDVSEQPGGVIRLTLTDAGITDRTRRAVSQGIEVIRRRLDSTGTTEPSIQQQGADRILIQVPGEQNPERLEKLLGSTAKLEFRMLADSPSGDVDMLPSKDEKGAKVPVERRVMADGGELTDAQPAFDQQSHEPMVSFKFNLRGAQRFGQATSENVGRRMAIVLDNEVVSAPVIRSAITGGSGQITGNFTVQQANDLSVLLRAGALPAKFTVVERRVVGPGLGRDSIEAGKLATLVAAALVVAFMFATYGTFGFIANIALMVHVGLILGLMSVLEATMTLPGIAGIVLTIGTAVDSNVLIYERMREESHAGRSLISALQAGFDRAFATIIDSNSTMAIAALILFFLGSGPVKGFAVVFILGILTTVITAVTLTRMMIAVWYKTFRPKALPF from the coding sequence ATGCTGCGCTTCTCCCGTGCGAAGATCATCGCGACGCTGGGCCTGATCCTGGTGGGGCTGATGCTCGCCGTGCCGAGCTTCTTCTCGCCCGAGCAGCGCAAGGGCTTCGTCGCCAGCCTGCCCTCCTGGTTCCCGAGCTGGGTGGTGCCGACACGCGCCATCGTGCTCGGCCTCGACCTCCAGGGCGGCTCGCAGCTCCTGCTCGAGGTCGACCAGAACGAGCTGATCGCCTCCCAGGCCAAGGCCCTGCGCGACGACGTTCGCCGAGTGCTTCAGCAGGAGAACGTCCGTGCCGACGGCGGCATCGGCCTGCTCCAGCGCGGCGTCCAGGTGAAGGTCGCGGACGACGCGGCCCGGGCCAAGGTCCTGCCGAAGCTTCAGGAACTGTCGCTGCCGATCACCACGTCGCTCGGCCAGACGGCGGCCCGGACCCTCGACGTCTCCGAGCAGCCCGGCGGCGTGATCCGCCTGACGCTGACCGATGCCGGGATCACCGACCGGACCCGCCGGGCGGTGAGTCAGGGCATCGAGGTCATCCGGCGCCGCCTCGATTCCACCGGCACGACCGAGCCGTCGATCCAGCAGCAGGGCGCCGACCGGATCCTGATTCAGGTGCCGGGTGAGCAGAACCCTGAGCGCCTGGAGAAGCTTCTCGGCTCCACCGCCAAGCTCGAGTTCCGCATGCTCGCCGACAGCCCGTCCGGCGACGTCGACATGCTGCCATCGAAGGACGAGAAGGGCGCCAAGGTGCCGGTCGAGCGCCGGGTCATGGCCGATGGCGGCGAGCTGACCGACGCGCAGCCGGCCTTCGACCAGCAATCCCACGAGCCGATGGTGAGCTTCAAGTTCAACCTGCGCGGCGCGCAGCGCTTCGGGCAGGCGACCTCGGAGAATGTCGGCCGCCGCATGGCGATCGTGCTCGACAACGAGGTGGTCTCGGCGCCCGTGATCCGCTCGGCGATCACCGGCGGCTCGGGCCAGATCACCGGCAACTTCACGGTCCAGCAGGCCAACGACCTATCGGTGCTGCTCCGGGCCGGCGCGCTGCCGGCCAAGTTCACCGTGGTCGAGCGCCGCGTCGTCGGACCGGGTCTCGGCCGCGATTCCATCGAGGCCGGCAAGCTCGCGACCCTGGTGGCGGCGGCCCTCGTTGTGGCGTTCATGTTCGCGACCTACGGGACCTTCGGCTTCATCGCCAACATCGCCCTGATGGTCCATGTCGGGCTGATCCTGGGTCTGATGTCGGTGTTGGAGGCGACCATGACGCTCCCGGGCATCGCCGGCATCGTGCTGACCATCGGCACCGCGGTGGATTCCAACGTGCTGATCTACGAGCGCATGCGCGAGGAGAGCCATGCCGGACGCTCGCTGATCTCGGCGCTCCAGGCCGGCTTCGACCGGGCCTTCGCCACCATCATCGACTCGAACTCTACCATGGCGATCGCCGCCCTGATCCTGTTCTTCCTCGGCTCGGGCCCGGTGAAGGGTTTCGCCGTGGTCTTCATCCTCGGCATCCTGACGACGGTCATCACCGCCGTGACGCTGACCCGGATGATGATCGCCGTGTGGTACAAGACCTTCCGGCCCAAGGCCCTGCCGTTCTGA
- a CDS encoding GNAT family N-acetyltransferase — protein sequence MFTIRAARDSLADLPAIETARLSIAGLRPEDAQALRRLTDDPAITAAVDFLPTPFTLQDAEDLIRSGSRGQDRFLGAWTRETGGTGAPQASAARDLVGVVGTHLRGAGVIEIGYWIGGAARGRGYAFEAVSAVITFLGGRFPTRSVVAECRPANVASWGLLEKLGFRDTGEEGHRPGRRLLRRS from the coding sequence ATGTTCACCATCCGCGCCGCCCGCGACAGCCTTGCCGATCTGCCCGCGATCGAGACCGCGCGCCTGTCGATCGCGGGACTCCGGCCTGAGGATGCACAGGCCCTCCGTCGGCTAACGGACGATCCGGCGATCACCGCGGCGGTGGACTTCCTGCCGACCCCGTTCACCCTTCAGGATGCCGAGGATCTGATTCGCAGCGGCTCCCGCGGCCAGGACCGCTTCCTCGGCGCTTGGACGCGGGAGACCGGCGGGACCGGCGCGCCGCAGGCGTCGGCGGCGCGCGACCTCGTCGGGGTGGTCGGAACCCATCTGCGCGGCGCCGGCGTGATTGAGATCGGCTACTGGATCGGCGGCGCCGCCCGCGGGCGCGGCTACGCCTTCGAAGCGGTCTCGGCGGTCATCACCTTCCTCGGCGGGCGCTTCCCGACACGCAGTGTCGTGGCGGAGTGCCGCCCGGCCAACGTCGCGTCCTGGGGCCTTCTGGAGAAGCTCGGCTTCCGCGATACCGGGGAGGAGGGCCACCGGCCGGGGCGCCGCCTGCTCCGGCGATCCTGA
- the secF gene encoding protein translocase subunit SecF gives MRLLRLWPDESHFDFMRFRRFTFPLSALLSLATVALFLTIGLNFGIDFKGGTLVELQAKSGTADVASIRHTAAGFGFGEPEVQELGNQGTVLVRLPLQPGEQGQTAVMNKAHAAFDKDYDFRRTETVGPRVSGELVQSGTLGVVLSVVAVLLYLWFRFERELALGAIVGTLHDIVLTVGVFIITRIEFNMTSIAAILTIVGYSLNETVVVFDRTRELMRRYKTIPTVDLLNLSINSTMSRTVMTSISSSLSLLALVLFGGEAIKGFAVVMLCGVLICTYSAIFISTPVLIYLGLMLSGARAAAERSSVPQPAE, from the coding sequence ATGCGCCTGCTCCGCCTCTGGCCCGACGAATCGCATTTCGACTTCATGCGATTCCGGCGTTTCACCTTCCCGCTCTCGGCGCTGCTCTCGCTCGCCACGGTGGCCCTGTTCCTGACGATCGGGCTGAACTTCGGCATTGACTTCAAGGGCGGGACCCTGGTCGAGCTGCAGGCGAAGTCCGGCACGGCCGACGTCGCGTCGATCCGGCACACCGCCGCGGGCTTCGGCTTCGGCGAACCGGAGGTGCAGGAACTCGGCAACCAGGGCACCGTGCTGGTCCGCCTGCCGCTCCAGCCCGGCGAGCAGGGCCAGACCGCGGTGATGAACAAGGCGCACGCCGCCTTCGACAAGGATTACGATTTCCGCCGCACCGAGACCGTGGGCCCACGCGTCTCCGGCGAGCTGGTCCAGTCCGGCACGCTCGGCGTCGTGCTCTCGGTCGTGGCGGTGCTGCTCTACCTGTGGTTCCGGTTCGAGCGGGAGCTGGCGCTCGGCGCCATCGTCGGCACCCTCCACGACATCGTGCTGACGGTCGGCGTGTTCATCATCACCCGCATCGAGTTCAACATGACCTCGATCGCCGCGATCCTGACGATCGTGGGCTACTCGCTCAACGAAACGGTCGTGGTGTTCGACCGGACCCGCGAGCTCATGCGCCGGTACAAGACCATCCCCACCGTCGACCTGCTCAACCTGTCGATCAACTCGACCATGTCGCGCACCGTGATGACGTCGATCTCGTCGTCCCTGTCGCTGCTGGCGCTGGTGCTGTTCGGCGGCGAGGCGATCAAGGGCTTCGCCGTGGTGATGCTCTGCGGCGTCCTGATCTGCACCTACTCGGCGATCTTCATCTCGACGCCGGTGTTGATCTACCTGGGGCTGATGCTCTCGGGCGCCCGCGCGGCGGCCGAGCGGTCGAGCGTCCCGCAACCGGCGGAGTAG
- a CDS encoding peptidoglycan DD-metalloendopeptidase family protein yields the protein MRVRGTGQMLRTLSRVALIGIIGGAAAACSSDASRLSNPFSNPFESEPAATGSLPDGSLKSVPAIRTGRIQSEALSPPGAPRPVAAATPAQTHAAAPTTRVASTGPVGWSAQGGTQITVSQNDSLNQMSTRFGVPASAILAANGLTSASQITPGRQLVIPVYNASGMNPAAAPMTARPARAAEEKREDAKQVESKLAAKREEAKEAAKREETKQAAKEAAKEATKRAAAEKEAERKEALARDAAARKVAEAKTRKDSASKDDEKPRHVRPGQVAKADEKKADPKAEAKAKAEAKAEAKATEAKAEAKAAAKAEAAQKLAEAKAAKEAAQKAAAAEKAEKVAAKEAPKPVAAVAPTAPAKPEPATTSSVADATPSESFRWPAKGRVIAGYGSSGNEGINIAVPEGTPVKAAEEGTVAYAGSDVKGYGKLVLVRHANGYVSAYAHNGEIDVKPGEKVKRGQTIAKSGASGNVTSPQLHFEIRKGGSPVDPMSQLASN from the coding sequence ATGCGGGTGCGCGGTACGGGTCAGATGTTGCGGACGCTGTCGCGGGTCGCCCTCATCGGCATCATTGGCGGCGCAGCTGCCGCCTGTTCCTCGGACGCGTCGCGCCTGAGCAACCCCTTCTCGAACCCGTTCGAGTCGGAGCCTGCTGCCACGGGGAGCCTGCCGGATGGCAGCCTCAAGTCCGTGCCCGCGATCCGCACCGGCCGCATCCAGTCGGAGGCGCTGAGCCCGCCCGGCGCCCCGCGCCCGGTCGCGGCCGCCACGCCGGCTCAGACGCACGCCGCCGCACCCACGACCCGCGTCGCCTCCACCGGCCCGGTCGGCTGGAGCGCTCAGGGCGGCACGCAGATCACCGTGTCGCAGAACGACAGCCTGAACCAGATGTCCACCCGCTTCGGCGTGCCCGCCTCGGCGATCCTGGCTGCCAACGGCCTGACCAGCGCGAGCCAGATCACCCCGGGTCGGCAGCTCGTGATCCCGGTCTACAACGCCTCCGGCATGAACCCGGCCGCGGCCCCGATGACCGCTCGCCCGGCCCGCGCGGCCGAGGAGAAGCGCGAGGACGCCAAGCAGGTCGAGAGCAAGCTCGCCGCGAAACGCGAGGAGGCCAAGGAAGCCGCCAAGCGCGAGGAAACCAAGCAGGCCGCCAAGGAGGCCGCGAAAGAGGCGACCAAGCGTGCCGCCGCCGAGAAGGAGGCGGAGCGCAAGGAGGCACTCGCCCGCGACGCCGCGGCTCGGAAGGTCGCCGAGGCCAAGACCCGCAAGGACAGCGCGTCGAAGGACGACGAGAAGCCGCGGCACGTGCGCCCCGGACAGGTCGCCAAGGCCGACGAGAAGAAGGCGGATCCGAAGGCCGAGGCGAAGGCCAAGGCTGAGGCGAAGGCGGAGGCGAAGGCGACGGAGGCCAAGGCCGAGGCGAAGGCCGCCGCGAAGGCCGAGGCTGCGCAGAAGCTCGCGGAAGCCAAGGCCGCCAAGGAGGCTGCGCAGAAGGCGGCCGCCGCGGAGAAGGCCGAGAAGGTCGCCGCCAAGGAGGCTCCGAAGCCGGTTGCGGCGGTGGCGCCCACGGCCCCGGCCAAGCCCGAGCCCGCCACCACCAGCTCCGTGGCCGACGCGACGCCGTCGGAGAGCTTCCGCTGGCCCGCCAAGGGCCGGGTGATCGCCGGCTACGGCAGCTCCGGCAACGAGGGCATCAACATCGCCGTGCCGGAGGGCACGCCGGTCAAGGCGGCCGAGGAGGGGACGGTCGCGTATGCCGGCTCGGACGTGAAGGGCTACGGCAAGCTCGTGCTGGTGCGTCACGCCAACGGCTACGTCTCGGCCTACGCCCATAACGGCGAGATCGACGTGAAGCCCGGCGAGAAGGTCAAGCGCGGCCAGACGATCGCGAAATCCGGCGCCTCCGGCAACGTGACCTCGCCGCAGCTGCACTTCGAGATCCGCAAGGGCGGCTCGCCCGTGGATCCTATGTCCCAGCTCGCCAGCAACTGA
- a CDS encoding YidB family protein, whose translation MSLLNSLGEIALKALPGVIQQVLPGGLNALVDQLRRSGYESQVNSWLGRGPNEPITAEDLRKVLDNDQVRQIAQKLGIPMDQLFPTLAQALPEAVDRHSPDGTLQAPNA comes from the coding sequence ATGAGCCTGCTCAATTCCCTCGGGGAGATCGCGCTCAAAGCGTTGCCCGGTGTCATCCAGCAGGTTCTTCCCGGCGGTCTCAACGCGCTGGTCGATCAGCTCCGCCGCTCGGGCTACGAGAGCCAGGTCAATTCCTGGCTCGGCCGCGGACCGAATGAGCCGATCACGGCGGAGGATCTGCGCAAGGTCCTCGACAACGATCAGGTCCGCCAGATCGCGCAGAAGCTCGGCATCCCGATGGATCAGCTGTTCCCGACCCTGGCGCAGGCGTTGCCGGAGGCAGTGGACCGCCACAGCCCCGATGGCACCCTGCAGGCGCCGAACGCCTGA
- a CDS encoding phytoene/squalene synthase family protein: protein MPEADGKTAETGLAFAQSHCEDLVRAGDPDRYYATLFAPAAARPHLFALYAFSLTVARVREAVSAPMAGEIRLQWWRDALQGEARGDVRANPVAAALEEAIRVNRLGRQPFVDLIDARVFDLYEDPMPRVNDLEGYCGETASALFRLASLVIANGTEPGGAGAAGHAGVAYGITGLLRALPWHARSGQVYLPADILGRYGVTREDIVTGRGGPGLRRACADLRALARQHLKAFEAARPTIAPSAGAAFLPVALVEPYLAAMDRASYDPLNTPIELPRWRRLWRLWRAARRVR, encoded by the coding sequence ATGCCGGAGGCCGACGGCAAGACGGCGGAGACCGGGCTCGCCTTCGCGCAGTCCCACTGCGAGGATCTCGTGCGGGCCGGCGACCCGGACCGCTACTACGCGACCCTGTTCGCCCCGGCCGCCGCCCGCCCCCACCTCTTCGCGCTCTACGCCTTCAGCCTGACCGTCGCGCGGGTGCGCGAGGCGGTGTCGGCCCCCATGGCCGGTGAGATCCGCCTGCAATGGTGGCGCGACGCCCTCCAGGGCGAGGCGCGGGGCGACGTGCGGGCCAATCCAGTGGCCGCCGCCCTTGAGGAGGCGATCCGGGTGAACCGCCTCGGGCGCCAGCCCTTCGTCGACCTGATCGATGCCCGTGTGTTCGACCTCTACGAGGACCCGATGCCCCGGGTGAACGACCTGGAGGGCTATTGCGGCGAGACCGCCTCGGCCCTGTTCCGGCTGGCGAGTCTCGTGATCGCCAACGGTACCGAGCCGGGCGGCGCGGGCGCGGCCGGCCATGCCGGGGTGGCCTACGGGATCACCGGGCTCCTGCGCGCCCTGCCCTGGCATGCCCGCTCCGGGCAGGTCTACCTGCCGGCCGACATCCTCGGCCGCTACGGCGTCACCCGCGAGGACATCGTCACGGGCCGCGGCGGGCCGGGCCTGCGCCGGGCCTGCGCCGACCTGCGCGCCCTCGCCCGGCAGCACCTGAAGGCTTTCGAGGCGGCGCGCCCGACGATCGCGCCGTCGGCCGGGGCGGCGTTCCTGCCCGTAGCCCTGGTGGAGCCCTATCTCGCCGCCATGGATCGGGCGTCCTATGACCCGCTCAACACGCCCATAGAGCTGCCGCGCTGGCGGCGGCTGTGGCGCCTCTGGCGGGCGGCGCGGCGGGTGAGATAG